One region of Planktothrix sp. FACHB-1365 genomic DNA includes:
- a CDS encoding mechanosensitive ion channel family protein, whose amino-acid sequence MRFFKSKYPGIFLISLMLITLSLITIPKAWGQVPNANSLNNFLGPGDDSAFVQGTVRLDGQELFQISAPRVSNDDNGNPAINRRIRKIENRLLFIVNSQFDWNSLQVFYQIKNNLPVIYASWKGRERPYELMTVTSLDAEIDGVDPESHAMELIPIIKEGILQAKSERQPDFLKQKFAIAFSLLLGILIAIALISYRQKQLKKKWEILSENIPSHPLNHDKPKPITDVNSEQSNQEFIEIKKQINWNTFQRQVLEILKIIIVYTAFFIILGLFPQTRYYQLILRAINILLMITIFIYLSNRLTLLFIDRFMIALEDSSFFSVNPNVYRRSSLRAYTLAQTLKSIAIVVWLIIWMITILAVLKVNSASILAAGGLISLALSIMFNDLIKDIIAGVFILIDDQFAVGDVITIGQLSGKVENMNLRITQLRNTNGNLITVPNRIITSVENLSNGWSQIDLTLRVDYHTDVDHAIQVINEVAQTLKQDPDWSFYILEPPTVLGVDELNHTGMGIRIFIKTQPLQQWPVAREYRRRLKIAFDQHQISIGIPQQNIQLTNSHRINQ is encoded by the coding sequence ATGCGTTTTTTTAAGTCTAAATATCCAGGAATTTTTTTGATCAGTTTAATGCTGATTACCTTGAGTTTAATCACGATACCGAAAGCTTGGGGACAAGTCCCAAATGCTAATTCTTTGAACAATTTTCTCGGCCCTGGGGATGATTCCGCTTTCGTACAAGGTACTGTCAGATTAGATGGTCAAGAATTGTTTCAAATTAGTGCCCCTCGTGTCAGTAATGATGACAATGGAAATCCTGCGATTAATCGGCGGATTAGAAAAATAGAAAATCGACTTTTATTTATTGTTAATAGTCAGTTTGACTGGAATAGTTTACAGGTTTTTTATCAAATTAAAAATAATTTACCTGTAATTTATGCGTCTTGGAAAGGTCGAGAAAGACCCTATGAACTGATGACTGTTACGTCATTAGATGCTGAAATTGATGGCGTTGATCCTGAAAGCCATGCTATGGAATTAATTCCGATTATTAAGGAAGGAATTTTACAAGCTAAATCAGAACGTCAGCCTGACTTTTTAAAGCAAAAATTTGCAATTGCTTTTTCTCTACTCTTGGGAATTTTAATAGCAATAGCTTTGATTTCCTATCGACAAAAACAATTAAAGAAAAAATGGGAAATTCTCTCAGAAAATATTCCATCCCATCCCTTAAATCATGATAAACCCAAACCGATTACTGATGTTAATTCTGAGCAATCAAATCAAGAATTTATTGAAATTAAAAAGCAAATTAATTGGAATACATTTCAACGTCAGGTTTTAGAAATATTAAAAATTATCATCGTTTACACGGCTTTTTTTATTATTTTAGGCTTGTTTCCTCAAACTCGCTATTATCAATTAATTTTAAGAGCCATTAATATTTTATTAATGATCACAATTTTTATCTATCTTTCTAATCGCTTAACTCTTCTGTTTATTGATCGATTTATGATCGCCTTAGAAGATTCGTCTTTTTTTAGTGTTAATCCTAATGTTTATCGTCGTAGCTCTTTACGAGCTTACACCTTAGCTCAAACTTTAAAAAGTATTGCTATTGTGGTTTGGTTGATCATTTGGATGATTACGATTTTGGCGGTTTTAAAAGTCAATTCTGCTAGTATTTTAGCCGCAGGGGGGTTAATCAGTTTAGCTTTATCAATTATGTTCAATGATTTAATTAAAGATATTATTGCCGGGGTCTTTATTTTGATTGATGATCAATTTGCAGTGGGAGATGTGATTACCATTGGTCAACTCTCCGGTAAAGTTGAGAATATGAATTTACGCATTACTCAACTGCGAAATACAAACGGGAATTTAATTACTGTCCCCAACCGAATTATTACCAGCGTTGAAAATCTTTCTAATGGTTGGTCACAGATCGATTTAACCTTAAGAGTGGATTATCATACCGATGTTGATCACGCGATTCAAGTGATTAATGAAGTCGCTCAAACCCTGAAGCAAGACCCGGACTGGAGTTTTTATATTTTAGAACCGCCAACGGTTTTAGGAGTCGATGAACTCAATCATACCGGAATGGGAATTCGGATTTTTATTAAAACTCAACCTCTACAACAATGGCCGGTAGCACGAGAATATCGACGGCGTTTAAAAATTGCCTTTGATCAACATCAGATTTCCATTGGGATTCCCCAACAAAATATTCAATTGACAAATTCTCACCGAATTAATCAATAA
- a CDS encoding ATP-binding protein, whose amino-acid sequence MLRVLKQIGDIIGKWWSEFTLQTRLMAGATLVVSLLMSSLTFWAVNTIQEDARLNDTRYGRDLGLLLAANVAPLIAEEKRDEVARFSRQFYTSTSSVRYMLYADQEGEIYLGLPFSDSAVQNSLTLRRRMQLPDNFLASVESGNFADLPMIRQHLTPAGEVTDVFVPLMHNGSYLGILAIGINPNPTVVVSSNLTRDVTLAVFVSIWVMVILGAVFNALTITQPIKELVQGVKNITAGNFNQRVDLPFGGELGELISSFNEMAERLESFEEQNFEELTAEKAKLETLVSTIADGAVLIDAELNLMLVNPTARRLFGWEGTTVIGNNVLNFLPTLVAEELSEPLQNIACGTLEGGEFRCSLGEPTNRTLRILLTTVLLHKSPGTEPLCYSCINDTNNTCELSERPYVQECTLYEKDTEDHRLETDGYDVMANHPEEGNYRESLKGIAMTIQDITREVELNDAKSQFISNVSHELRTPLFNIKSFIETLHDYGEDLTEEERQEFLATANHETDRLTRLVNDVLDLSRLESCRIYHFEPVDMAQVVEQTLRTYQLNAKDKGIELSREIEPDLPSVLGHYDLLLQVLTNLVGNSLKFTSSGGRVIIRVYLLEEDDLKIDQELEEIEKGGWIISPPPPRPVDLHLVENKQKTRYIRTEVSDTGTGIAPEDQGAVFTRFFRVENRVHTLEGTGLGLSIVKNIIEKHRSQVHLISELGVGTTFWFDLAICQEDSQSMTFNNDILMGEQSISISKV is encoded by the coding sequence ATGCTGAGAGTCCTCAAACAAATAGGTGACATTATTGGCAAATGGTGGTCAGAGTTTACCCTGCAAACTCGGTTAATGGCGGGGGCAACCCTGGTGGTTTCTTTGTTGATGAGTAGTTTAACGTTTTGGGCAGTTAATACCATTCAGGAAGATGCTCGTCTTAATGATACCCGTTACGGTCGAGATTTAGGGTTACTTTTAGCCGCCAATGTTGCCCCTCTAATTGCCGAGGAAAAACGGGATGAAGTCGCACGATTTTCTCGTCAATTTTACACCAGTACCTCTAGTGTTCGTTATATGTTATATGCGGATCAAGAAGGGGAAATTTACCTAGGTTTACCCTTTTCTGATTCGGCGGTGCAAAATTCCTTAACACTGCGGCGACGGATGCAATTACCGGATAATTTTTTAGCCAGTGTGGAGTCAGGAAATTTTGCTGATTTACCGATGATTAGACAACATTTAACACCTGCGGGAGAGGTAACAGATGTTTTTGTTCCTTTGATGCACAATGGCAGTTATTTAGGCATTTTAGCCATCGGAATTAATCCAAATCCGACCGTTGTGGTGTCTTCCAATTTAACCCGTGATGTCACCTTAGCGGTGTTTGTTTCTATTTGGGTGATGGTGATTTTAGGGGCGGTTTTTAATGCGTTAACCATTACTCAACCGATTAAGGAATTGGTGCAAGGAGTTAAAAATATTACGGCGGGAAATTTTAATCAACGAGTGGATTTACCCTTTGGGGGTGAATTAGGAGAATTAATATCGAGTTTCAATGAAATGGCTGAACGCCTAGAAAGTTTTGAAGAACAAAATTTTGAAGAACTAACAGCCGAAAAAGCGAAATTAGAAACCTTAGTTTCAACCATTGCTGATGGGGCAGTTTTAATTGATGCAGAATTGAATTTAATGTTAGTGAATCCCACAGCACGCCGTCTGTTTGGGTGGGAAGGAACGACGGTTATTGGTAATAATGTTCTCAACTTTTTACCGACTTTAGTTGCTGAAGAATTATCTGAACCTTTACAAAATATCGCCTGTGGAACCTTAGAGGGGGGCGAGTTTCGCTGTTCTTTGGGAGAACCAACCAACCGCACGTTGAGAATTTTATTAACAACGGTTTTATTACATAAATCTCCGGGGACTGAACCTCTATGTTATAGTTGTATTAATGATACGAATAATACTTGTGAATTATCAGAACGTCCCTATGTTCAGGAATGTACGTTATATGAAAAAGACACCGAAGACCACAGACTAGAAACAGACGGGTATGATGTTATGGCAAACCATCCCGAAGAAGGGAATTATCGGGAAAGTTTAAAAGGAATTGCCATGACCATTCAGGATATTACCCGTGAAGTGGAGTTAAATGATGCTAAAAGTCAGTTTATTAGTAATGTTTCCCACGAATTAAGAACACCGTTATTTAATATAAAATCTTTTATTGAAACGTTGCATGATTATGGGGAAGATTTAACGGAGGAAGAACGACAAGAATTTTTAGCAACGGCGAATCATGAAACAGATCGTTTAACTCGTTTAGTTAATGATGTGTTAGATTTATCTCGATTAGAATCTTGTCGCATTTATCATTTTGAACCTGTTGATATGGCACAAGTCGTAGAACAAACCTTGAGAACCTATCAACTGAATGCGAAGGATAAAGGCATTGAACTAAGTCGAGAAATTGAACCGGATTTACCTTCAGTTTTAGGACATTATGATTTATTGTTGCAAGTTTTAACGAATTTAGTCGGGAATTCTTTGAAATTTACCTCTTCGGGGGGACGGGTGATTATTCGGGTTTATTTGTTGGAAGAAGATGATCTCAAGATTGATCAAGAACTTGAAGAAATTGAAAAAGGAGGCTGGATTATTTCGCCTCCTCCCCCTCGTCCTGTTGATTTGCACTTAGTTGAAAATAAGCAGAAAACTCGTTATATTCGCACAGAAGTTTCTGATACAGGGACTGGAATTGCGCCGGAAGATCAAGGTGCTGTTTTTACTCGGTTTTTCCGGGTGGAAAATCGAGTTCATACTTTAGAAGGAACCGGATTAGGGTTGTCTATTGTTAAAAATATTATTGAAAAACATCGCAGTCAAGTGCATTTAATTAGTGAGTTAGGTGTGGGAACAACTTTCTGGTTTGATTTAGCCATCTGTCAGGAAGATAGCCAATCTATGACCTTCAATAATGATATTTTGATGGGTGAACAATCGATCTCTATTTCTAAAGTTTAG
- the purD gene encoding phosphoribosylamine--glycine ligase, whose translation MKILVVGNGGREHAIAWTLLQSPNVEQVFCTPGNGGTATLKGCQNYPISVEDFEGIKTLVETQGISLVVVGPELPLALGITDYLQQHNIKVFGPNQAGAQLEASKAWSKAFMEEAGIPTAKAAVFTDAQTAKAYVQTAPIVIKADGLAAGKGVTVATTVEMAHAAIDSIFAGEFGQDNLRVVVEDFLTGQEASVLALTDGLTIRPLVPAQDHKQAGEGDTGPNTGGMGAYAPTPIVPAELMPRVQQEVLEPTLATLRQRGIDYRGVVYAGLMISPEGEIQVLEFNCRFGDPETQAVLALLDTPLDEVLLACCEQRLEQVPLTWKPGVSVCVVLASGGYPGSYEKGKIITGIEEAEASGAIVFHAGTKLQDGQILTDGGRVLGVTAIGSTFKEAITQTYKAVDCINFEGLYCRRDIGFRVDH comes from the coding sequence GTGAAAATTCTAGTCGTTGGAAATGGGGGACGGGAACACGCCATCGCTTGGACATTACTCCAGTCACCCAACGTTGAACAAGTGTTTTGTACCCCTGGAAATGGGGGAACAGCCACCCTCAAAGGCTGCCAAAATTATCCGATATCTGTAGAAGACTTTGAAGGTATCAAAACCTTAGTGGAAACTCAGGGAATATCCTTAGTTGTCGTTGGGCCAGAATTACCCCTCGCCCTAGGAATTACCGACTATTTACAACAACACAATATTAAAGTATTCGGCCCTAACCAAGCCGGGGCGCAACTTGAAGCCAGTAAAGCTTGGTCAAAAGCCTTCATGGAAGAAGCCGGAATTCCCACTGCTAAAGCTGCTGTCTTTACCGATGCTCAAACAGCTAAAGCTTATGTGCAAACCGCCCCTATTGTCATTAAAGCAGATGGGTTAGCCGCCGGAAAAGGGGTCACGGTTGCCACAACCGTTGAAATGGCCCATGCAGCCATCGATAGTATTTTTGCTGGGGAATTTGGCCAGGATAACCTGCGAGTTGTCGTGGAAGACTTCTTAACCGGACAGGAAGCCTCCGTACTTGCCCTCACCGACGGTCTAACCATTCGCCCCTTAGTTCCCGCCCAAGACCATAAACAAGCCGGAGAAGGGGATACTGGCCCCAATACGGGGGGAATGGGTGCTTACGCCCCAACTCCCATTGTTCCGGCTGAACTGATGCCGCGTGTCCAACAAGAGGTTTTAGAACCTACTTTAGCCACCCTACGTCAACGGGGAATAGATTATCGAGGAGTGGTGTATGCCGGGTTGATGATTTCCCCAGAAGGCGAAATTCAGGTTTTAGAATTTAACTGTCGGTTTGGCGACCCGGAAACCCAAGCGGTTCTCGCTTTATTAGACACCCCCTTAGATGAAGTGTTACTCGCCTGTTGTGAACAACGCCTAGAACAAGTTCCTCTCACCTGGAAACCTGGGGTTTCTGTTTGTGTGGTGTTAGCTTCTGGGGGTTATCCAGGTTCCTATGAAAAAGGCAAAATCATCACCGGAATAGAAGAAGCAGAAGCATCGGGGGCCATCGTATTCCATGCGGGAACAAAACTTCAAGACGGCCAAATTCTCACCGATGGTGGACGAGTTTTAGGGGTTACAGCCATTGGGTCTACCTTCAAAGAAGCTATCACCCAAACCTACAAAGCGGTTGACTGTATTAACTTTGAAGGACTCTACTGTCGTCGGGATATTGGGTTTAGGGTTGACCATTAA
- a CDS encoding KGK domain-containing protein, which yields MNLLLRLSPMTDNFYPLTCDYDLLLIDKDTFTVARFKEFAMDSLNKTIYSRCSSNHGPEIFNYLNNYGYEIDQKIVLTLTQSSWSNVSTSVECKLLSLTSGKGWISGKLIIKSTVNFFPEDYKNFTYDPKSPSYPKSEIDMELQFCPDELEPLETSDASLDELRQKLQIY from the coding sequence ATGAACTTGCTTTTAAGATTAAGCCCAATGACTGATAATTTTTATCCTTTAACTTGTGATTACGATCTTTTATTGATTGATAAAGATACTTTTACTGTTGCTCGGTTTAAAGAATTTGCGATGGATTCTTTGAATAAAACAATATATAGCAGATGCTCATCAAATCACGGGCCTGAGATTTTTAATTATCTTAATAATTATGGCTATGAAATAGATCAAAAAATTGTACTAACATTAACACAAAGCTCTTGGAGTAATGTTAGTACGTCTGTTGAATGTAAATTATTGAGTTTAACTTCTGGTAAAGGTTGGATTAGTGGGAAATTAATTATAAAAAGCACTGTGAATTTTTTCCCTGAAGACTATAAAAACTTTACTTATGATCCAAAATCTCCATCTTATCCAAAATCTGAAATTGACATGGAATTACAATTTTGTCCCGACGAACTCGAACCATTAGAAACCTCTGATGCTTCCTTAGATGAATTGAGACAAAAACTACAAATTTATTAA
- a CDS encoding cytochrome P450 has translation MDMNLPKIGGWPYVGVIPDLAKAQPSFWLDARAKYGDLFRIKLGATEAIALCQPRHAQYVLVDNADNYRSKGGNQGFRAAIRELTNEGLSTADSESEIWCRQRATVQPHFSNSNIRSLSELLIEVITEHLREWDSAECIGGVIDVGATLSRIAIDASVRSMFGVRISNEEADKLAANSEVVMDHIWLSIIGSGFPQWLPLFGQERQQKAIKAVLDITTQLMDRHIEDGGSDTNLLGILLSQVDDDAVEYMTDEFLRDEVVSLLLGGYEIMAVTSRCMLDLLVHNPAALARTRSEVDQILGERVPTYEDLECLRYCRMVIQETLRLCSPVYQIQRMATADDEIDGVPIPAGTIVSIITHAIHHHPEHWERPECFEPERFAETDTRHRFAWMPFGGGRRTCVAMRYSLIQGQLILAQALQGFDITPVSERSVPLYMGTVSRPKSGLRLRIAQRPSEARSRHEHAGVPVQGGIIGDT, from the coding sequence ATGGACATGAACTTACCCAAGATCGGTGGCTGGCCATACGTCGGCGTGATCCCAGATCTCGCCAAGGCGCAGCCCAGCTTCTGGCTCGATGCTCGGGCGAAATACGGCGATCTGTTTCGGATCAAGCTTGGTGCAACGGAAGCCATCGCCCTGTGCCAGCCGAGGCACGCTCAGTATGTGCTGGTGGACAATGCTGACAACTACCGCAGCAAGGGCGGCAACCAGGGCTTTCGGGCAGCAATCCGCGAACTAACCAACGAGGGTCTGTCCACTGCGGACAGCGAGAGCGAGATCTGGTGTCGCCAGCGGGCGACGGTTCAGCCACACTTTAGCAATTCCAACATCCGCTCCCTCAGCGAGCTGCTCATTGAGGTGATCACCGAGCACCTCCGCGAATGGGACTCAGCCGAGTGCATCGGGGGGGTCATCGACGTTGGCGCGACCCTGAGCCGGATCGCCATTGATGCCAGTGTAAGAAGTATGTTCGGCGTGCGCATTAGTAACGAAGAGGCGGACAAACTTGCAGCCAACAGCGAAGTGGTCATGGATCACATCTGGCTCAGCATAATCGGATCGGGCTTCCCGCAATGGCTACCATTGTTCGGCCAGGAACGGCAGCAGAAGGCCATCAAGGCGGTGCTCGATATCACCACGCAGCTCATGGATCGGCATATCGAGGACGGGGGTTCGGACACGAATCTACTAGGCATCCTGCTCTCCCAGGTCGATGATGATGCAGTCGAGTACATGACTGATGAATTTCTGCGCGACGAGGTTGTGTCTCTGCTGCTCGGCGGCTACGAGATCATGGCGGTCACGAGTCGGTGCATGCTGGATCTACTGGTTCACAATCCGGCTGCTCTGGCGCGCACCCGATCGGAGGTGGATCAGATTCTGGGGGAGCGCGTGCCTACCTACGAAGACCTTGAGTGCCTGCGCTATTGCCGCATGGTCATCCAGGAGACGCTACGGCTCTGCTCACCCGTGTATCAAATCCAGCGCATGGCCACTGCCGATGATGAGATCGACGGGGTTCCGATCCCCGCAGGCACGATCGTCTCGATAATCACCCATGCCATTCATCATCACCCGGAGCACTGGGAGCGACCCGAGTGCTTCGAGCCGGAGCGCTTCGCAGAGACGGACACGCGCCATCGCTTCGCCTGGATGCCGTTTGGTGGCGGTCGCCGCACCTGTGTGGCGATGCGCTATTCGCTGATACAAGGTCAACTCATCCTTGCCCAGGCACTTCAAGGCTTTGACATTACGCCGGTTTCGGAGCGGTCGGTACCACTCTACATGGGCACAGTATCGCGACCAAAGAGTGGCCTCCGGCTGCGGATTGCACAACGACCTTCAGAGGCAAGGAGCCGTCATGAACATGCTGGAGTCCCAGTCCAGGGAGGTATCATAGGTGACACGTGA